The Campylobacter sp. RM10537 genome has a segment encoding these proteins:
- a CDS encoding methyl-accepting chemotaxis protein: MGNLKFKVSFVAGLITVICLSILGVVTYFFLKNLIYNQVIKTETSYIKVAKNSLISFQEKNLDAIQNYSKRILNFSYDELNSEKALMENVGEDLKILRDTGGFLAAYIAQPNGELVVSDTDSDAKGVDFGTYGKKDNYDARTREYYQEALKTNGVYITSSYIDVSSKLPCFTYAKALYKDGKFIGVLGIDILTKDLQKEYEANPGRTFAFDKNNKIFAATDKEQLKEGYNIDQIAALSKTKADFEPFEYIRKKDNSERFAICAKYENSTICIGEPLDIVREPILKMTYVQIVSSVIMVVIISFLLYIFIAKLLSPLTIIQNGLNAFFDFINHKTKNVSTINIKTNDEFGQISKAINENILITKQGLEQDNQAVKESVSTVQVVEKGDLTARITANPRNPQLVELKNVLNKLLDVLQEKVGSDMNAIHKIFEEYKSLDFRNKLENARGSVEVTTNALGEEIIKMLKQSSDFANHLASESSKLQNAVQNLTSSSNSQAASLEETAAALEEITSSMQNVSVKTSDVITQSEEIKNVTSIIGDIADQINLLALNAAIEAARAGEHGRGFAVVADEVRKLAERTQKSLSEIEANTNLLVQSINDMAESIKEQTAGITQINESVAAIDQTTKDNVEIANESAIISNTVSDIANNILEDVKKKRF, translated from the coding sequence ATGGGGAATTTGAAATTTAAGGTTTCTTTTGTCGCGGGTTTAATTACCGTAATTTGTTTAAGTATTTTGGGTGTTGTAACTTATTTTTTTCTAAAAAATTTAATTTATAATCAAGTTATTAAAACTGAAACTAGCTATATAAAAGTTGCTAAAAACTCTCTTATATCATTTCAAGAAAAGAATTTAGATGCTATTCAAAATTATAGCAAGAGAATTTTGAATTTTTCTTATGATGAGTTAAACAGTGAAAAAGCTCTTATGGAAAATGTAGGAGAAGACCTTAAGATTTTAAGAGATACTGGCGGTTTCTTAGCAGCATATATTGCTCAGCCAAATGGAGAATTGGTTGTATCAGATACAGATTCAGATGCTAAGGGAGTTGATTTTGGAACTTATGGCAAAAAAGATAATTATGATGCAAGAACTAGAGAATATTATCAAGAAGCCTTAAAAACAAATGGTGTTTATATAACTTCATCTTATATCGATGTTTCTTCAAAACTTCCATGCTTTACTTATGCTAAAGCTCTTTACAAAGATGGTAAATTTATAGGAGTGTTAGGAATTGATATCTTAACAAAAGATTTACAAAAAGAATATGAAGCAAATCCAGGAAGAACTTTTGCATTTGATAAAAATAATAAAATTTTTGCAGCTACAGATAAGGAGCAACTTAAAGAAGGCTATAATATTGATCAAATTGCAGCCTTATCCAAAACAAAAGCAGATTTTGAACCTTTTGAATATATAAGAAAAAAAGATAATAGTGAAAGATTTGCTATATGTGCAAAATATGAAAACTCGACCATTTGCATAGGAGAACCACTTGATATTGTAAGAGAACCTATTCTTAAAATGACTTATGTACAAATCGTTTCTTCTGTGATAATGGTTGTAATCATTTCTTTCTTATTGTATATTTTTATTGCCAAACTTCTCTCCCCACTCACCATCATCCAAAACGGTCTTAATGCTTTCTTTGATTTTATCAATCATAAAACAAAGAATGTTTCTACTATTAATATAAAAACTAATGATGAGTTTGGTCAAATCTCAAAAGCCATTAATGAAAACATCCTTATTACTAAACAAGGTTTAGAACAAGATAATCAAGCTGTAAAAGAATCAGTCTCTACAGTTCAAGTTGTAGAAAAAGGAGATTTAACAGCAAGAATTACTGCAAATCCAAGAAATCCTCAACTTGTAGAACTTAAAAATGTTTTAAATAAACTCTTAGATGTCTTACAAGAAAAAGTAGGTTCTGATATGAATGCTATTCATAAAATCTTTGAAGAATATAAGAGCTTAGATTTTAGAAATAAATTAGAAAATGCTAGAGGTAGTGTTGAAGTTACTACTAATGCTTTAGGTGAAGAAATCATTAAAATGTTAAAACAAAGTTCTGATTTTGCTAATCACTTAGCAAGTGAAAGTTCTAAATTACAAAATGCTGTTCAAAACCTAACTAGCTCTTCTAATTCTCAAGCAGCTTCTTTAGAAGAAACTGCTGCTGCTTTAGAAGAAATTACTTCTTCTATGCAAAATGTTTCTGTTAAAACCTCTGATGTAATCACTCAATCAGAAGAGATTAAAAATGTTACAAGTATTATTGGAGATATTGCAGATCAAATCAATCTTTTAGCATTAAATGCTGCTATAGAAGCAGCACGTGCAGGAGAACATGGACGAGGCTTTGCTGTTGTGGCTGATGAAGTTAGAAAACTAGCAGAAAGAACTCAAAAATCATTGAGTGAAATAGAAGCTAATACTAACTTACTTGTTCAATCTATTAATGATATGGCAGAATCTATTAAAGAACAAACTGCAGGTATTACTCAAATCAATGAAAGTGTAGCTGCTATTGATCAAACCACTAAAGATAATGTTGAAATTGCTAATGAGAGTGCAATCATTTCTAATACTGTTAGTGATATAGCTAATAATATATTAGAAGATGTTAAGAAGAAAAGATTTTAA
- a CDS encoding class I SAM-dependent methyltransferase, protein MNLWDKKAKSYARYAKLNDIQKQTFKKLNELNIDFTNKNIVDIGCGTGVWTLHLAQKAKSVLGIDNSKAMLEILKEDAIKNNINNIKILHLDFENFYKENQENFDIAFLSMSLALQNENDFKAFLNLASQRIYLGWADYRKSDFLDPIFKHFNTEFKGFNKQDLESFLLEKNITFYKFIFDETRIVERKKDEAIENALWHLNMNGIKAESNELKNLVTKDKIKEIIKSKIKLLIF, encoded by the coding sequence ATGAATTTGTGGGATAAAAAGGCTAAAAGCTATGCAAGATATGCAAAATTAAACGATATCCAAAAGCAAACTTTTAAGAAGTTAAATGAATTAAATATTGATTTTACAAATAAAAATATTGTAGATATAGGTTGTGGCACAGGTGTTTGGACTTTACATTTAGCGCAAAAAGCAAAAAGTGTTTTAGGTATAGATAATTCTAAAGCTATGCTTGAAATTTTAAAAGAAGATGCTATAAAAAATAATATTAATAATATTAAAATACTTCATTTAGATTTTGAAAATTTTTATAAAGAAAATCAAGAAAACTTTGATATAGCGTTTTTAAGTATGTCTTTAGCTTTGCAAAATGAAAATGATTTCAAAGCTTTTTTAAATTTAGCTTCTCAAAGAATATATCTTGGCTGGGCTGATTATAGAAAAAGTGATTTTTTAGACCCAATATTTAAACATTTTAATACTGAATTTAAAGGATTTAATAAACAAGATTTAGAAAGTTTTTTACTAGAAAAAAATATAACTTTTTATAAATTTATTTTTGATGAAACACGCATAGTAGAAAGAAAAAAAGATGAAGCTATAGAAAATGCTTTATGGCATTTAAATATGAATGGAATTAAAGCAGAAAGTAATGAACTTAAAAATTTAGTTACAAAAGATAAAATTAAAGAAATTATTAAATCAAAAATAAAGCTTTTAATCTTTTAA
- a CDS encoding ABC transporter ATP-binding protein, with product MEFFSIKNLNYSYNKECVLKNINLTYNNQDFLSIIGPNGAGKSTLIKLILGLLNSHNSITFKQIKKTEIGYVPQHTLANPNFNPRVLEIVLMGLINKKKFGFYKQEDKNKALEALKKVQMQDSWNKKINQLSGGQRQRVFIARALVDECKMLILDEPTASVDSKSAIQIFELLKSLHEKGIGILLVCHDINLVLAYSDKIAHLNKELFLHSNQKEKKKNDFLKHLYENHSHFCDVEMSLNSCLCNHKCKDENLKTTVSF from the coding sequence ATGGAATTTTTTTCTATTAAAAATCTTAATTATTCTTACAATAAAGAATGTGTTTTAAAAAATATCAACCTGACCTATAACAACCAAGATTTCTTGTCTATAATAGGTCCAAATGGTGCTGGAAAATCTACACTCATAAAGTTGATTTTAGGACTTTTAAATTCGCATAATTCAATTACATTTAAACAAATAAAAAAAACTGAAATTGGCTATGTTCCACAACATACCTTAGCCAATCCGAATTTTAATCCTAGAGTCCTAGAGATTGTACTTATGGGACTTATCAATAAAAAAAAATTTGGTTTTTATAAACAAGAAGATAAAAACAAAGCCTTAGAAGCTTTAAAAAAAGTCCAAATGCAAGATTCTTGGAATAAAAAAATCAATCAATTAAGCGGAGGACAAAGACAACGCGTATTTATAGCAAGGGCTCTGGTAGATGAATGCAAAATGCTTATATTAGATGAACCAACTGCGAGTGTTGATAGCAAATCAGCGATTCAAATTTTTGAGCTTTTGAAATCTTTACATGAAAAAGGTATTGGCATTTTACTTGTTTGTCATGATATAAATTTAGTCCTTGCCTATAGTGATAAAATCGCGCACTTAAATAAAGAATTATTTTTGCACTCCAATCAAAAGGAAAAAAAGAAGAATGATTTTTTAAAACATTTATACGAAAATCATTCTCATTTTTGCGATGTAGAAATGAGTTTAAATTCTTGCCTATGTAATCATAAATGTAAAGATGAAAATTTAAAAACCACTGTGTCTTTCTAA
- a CDS encoding metal ABC transporter permease gives MFEIFHFTIFQNALFAAILVSIACGIIGTLIMINRLFSMAGGITHGAFGGIGIAFYFSLPILLSTSIFTLVLAFIVAFLVKRYEHRSDNIIAVIWAFGMAIGIILIDLSPSYNTDLMAYLFGNILAVENQDLYLMGLIDAIVIFLMLLFYRQFEAISFDAEFAKVRGINTTFFHYLLIALMAFCICISIRLVGLILIMALLSIPSFIAENFSKKLGFIMILASFLSMIFCLSGLLLSYYFDLSSGACIIIVACFGFLINLGIKIICKR, from the coding sequence ATGTTTGAAATTTTTCATTTTACTATATTTCAAAACGCTCTTTTTGCGGCAATTTTAGTCAGTATTGCGTGTGGAATTATAGGCACTCTAATCATGATTAATCGGCTTTTTTCAATGGCTGGAGGCATTACACATGGAGCTTTTGGGGGTATAGGGATTGCTTTTTATTTTTCTTTACCTATTTTGCTTAGTACAAGTATTTTTACCTTAGTTTTAGCCTTTATTGTTGCCTTTTTAGTCAAACGTTATGAGCATAGAAGTGATAATATTATTGCTGTGATTTGGGCATTTGGTATGGCAATTGGTATCATACTTATAGATTTAAGTCCCAGTTATAATACTGATCTTATGGCCTATCTTTTTGGAAATATTTTAGCAGTTGAAAATCAAGATTTATATTTAATGGGACTGATCGATGCGATTGTGATTTTTTTAATGCTTTTATTTTATAGACAATTTGAAGCAATAAGCTTTGATGCTGAATTTGCAAAGGTACGTGGAATCAACACAACTTTTTTTCACTATCTCTTAATCGCATTAATGGCATTTTGCATTTGTATTTCGATCCGTCTTGTTGGACTTATTCTTATTATGGCGTTACTGAGTATCCCTAGCTTTATTGCTGAAAATTTTAGCAAAAAACTTGGCTTTATAATGATTCTAGCAAGTTTTTTAAGTATGATTTTTTGCTTAAGCGGGCTTTTACTTAGCTATTATTTTGATCTTTCTAGCGGAGCTTGTATTATTATCGTTGCTTGTTTTGGTTTTTTAATCAATTTAGGCATAAAAATCATTTGCAAAAGGTAA
- a CDS encoding metal ABC transporter solute-binding protein, Zn/Mn family, giving the protein MKKIFFLFIVLGSLNLIWAQNFNTKNNKNIPIVSVSIPPQAFFIEKIAGNTLKVNIILPPNTNEHHFEFKPSIMKKLEQSEIYFTIGLEFEKIFIDKFHHNFPNLEIINMQKNIKLLDFQDSHHGEQKDPHTWLDPILVQTMALNIYDALAQKYPENKNFYKENLNKFLAELDNLNLQISSKLENTKQKEFIVYHPSWAYFAKRYHLIQIPVEILGKEPKIKELKQLITFIKNKHIKTIFVQNGFPENAAKALARQCDAQIYVINHLSKDWEKELLNVSDALSKALK; this is encoded by the coding sequence ATAAAAAAAATATTTTTTCTATTTATAGTTTTAGGTTCTTTAAATTTAATTTGGGCTCAAAATTTTAACACAAAAAATAATAAAAATATTCCCATTGTAAGTGTAAGCATACCGCCTCAAGCCTTTTTTATTGAAAAAATAGCCGGAAATACTTTAAAAGTTAATATTATTTTACCCCCTAACACTAATGAACATCATTTTGAGTTTAAACCAAGTATTATGAAAAAATTGGAGCAAAGTGAAATTTATTTTACCATAGGTTTAGAATTTGAAAAAATTTTTATAGATAAATTTCACCATAATTTTCCTAACTTAGAAATTATTAATATGCAAAAGAATATTAAATTATTAGATTTTCAAGATTCTCATCATGGTGAACAAAAAGATCCTCATACCTGGCTAGATCCTATATTGGTTCAAACTATGGCTTTAAATATTTATGATGCTTTAGCTCAAAAATATCCTGAAAATAAAAATTTTTATAAGGAAAATTTAAATAAATTCTTAGCAGAATTAGATAATCTCAATTTACAAATCTCTTCAAAACTTGAAAATACCAAACAAAAAGAATTTATTGTCTACCATCCTTCATGGGCTTATTTTGCCAAACGCTATCATTTGATTCAAATTCCTGTAGAAATTTTAGGAAAAGAACCCAAAATAAAAGAATTAAAACAACTGATAACTTTTATTAAAAATAAACACATTAAAACTATTTTTGTTCAAAATGGTTTTCCTGAAAATGCGGCAAAAGCCTTAGCTCGTCAATGTGATGCTCAAATTTATGTTATCAATCATCTTTCAAAAGATTGGGAAAAAGAACTTTTAAATGTCAGCGATGCCTTATCTAAAGCTTTAAAATAG